One genomic window of Metopolophium dirhodum isolate CAU chromosome 4, ASM1992520v1, whole genome shotgun sequence includes the following:
- the LOC132943419 gene encoding TAR DNA-binding protein 43-like has translation MSFVQVSETNDGDKEVVDLPLEKDGTLLLSTLRAQYPDACGLKYVAPDNGRTRALRLADDKLHPPTDDGWGDIVYFCSFNKDNGQKRKLNEEFESDVERASKDPKSEATSTAWKNRDLLVLGLPWKTTDEDLESYFSKYGELRMAQIKKTTDGRSRGFGFIRFKEQESQVRSMLDSHVINGRRCEIKIPNIKDAFINEAPKKIFVGQLTESITQEDLEDYFKKFGDIVEVFVPRPFKGIAFVSFTKPDAALTALDQDHTIKDIRLSVSVAMPKDKDQRSRGGRSSGGGGGGGGGGSGGNPYGGRMRGSRDSYSSRDHYYDNGGWDDYDRGSSYSDRYRNSRYDRKPYDSGRSYNSGQVWRKNEYSDSSSVSQSKDVGGQFDPNLVAAVVEKTVRGVIGNMSKYE, from the exons ATGTCGTTCGTCCAAGTTTCCGAAACAAACGACGGTGATAAAGAGGTGGTGGACTTGCCGTTGGAAAAAGATGGCACCCTCTTGTTGTCCACGCTTCGTGCACAATATCCGGACGCTTGTGGCTTAAAGTACGTAGCTCCGGATAATGGCCGAACTCGAGCTCTACGGCTTGCCGATGATAAGCTACATCCACCTACTGATGATGGGTGGGGCGACATTGTATACTTTTGTTCATTCAACAAGG ATAATGGACAGAAAAGGAAATTGAACGAAGAATTTGAAAGTGATGTTGAGCGAGCATCCAAGGATCCCAAGTCTGAGGCAACATCAACAGCTTGGAAGAATCGTGATTTACTTGTGCTCGGTTTACCATGGAAAACGACTGATGAGGACTTAGAAAGTTACTTTAGTAAATACGGTGAACTGCGCATGGCACAa attaaaaAGACAACTGATGGTAGATCAAGAGGTTTTGGATTCATACGATTTAAAGAACAAGAATCTCAAGTGCGGTCAATGTTAGATTCTCATGTGATAAATGGAAGGAGATGTGAGATAAAAATTCCAAACATTAAG GATGCATTTATAAATGAAGCGCCCAAGAAAATATTTGTGGGGCAACTGACTGAAAGTATAACTCAAGAAGATCTAGAagactattttaaaaaatttggagaCATTGTTGAAGTGTTTGTTCCTCGTCCATTTAAAGGGATTGCCTTTGTTTCATTCACCAAACCAGATGCTGCACTCACTGCTCTTGACCAGGATCATACTATCAAAGATATTCGTCTCAGTGTGTCTGTTGCTATGCCTAAAGATAAGGATCAAAGGTCACGTGGTGGACGCAgtagtggcggcggcggtggtggtggtggaggtggAAGTGGTGGAAACCCATATGGTGGTCGTATGAGAGGAAGTCGAGATTCCTACAGTAGTCGTGATCACTACTATGATAATGGTGGTTGGGATGATTATGACCGAGGCAGTAGTTATTCAGATCGTTATAGAAATAGTCGTTATGATAGAAAACCATATGATAGCGGCAGATCTTACAATTCTGGGCAAGTATGGAGAAAAAACGAATATTCTGATTCATCGTCTGTATCCCAATCTAAAGATGTTGGTGGCCAGTTTGATCCGAATTTAGTAGCTGCAGTTGTAGAAAAGACAGTGAGAGGAGTAATTGGAAATATGAGCAAATATgaataa
- the LOC132943168 gene encoding thiamine transporter 2-like, which yields MKKWKKISLFVCVFAFVREFRPIEPFYAAYMTSPAINITLTQTSRDVYAVGAYSCFVLIIIVFLITDYLKYKPVLIMDGICGIMAYCSIVGHPSLLRMQIGQVFYGFFFSSEVAYFGYLYAMTDDKRYYQRITGQARAACLSGKFFSSLFAQLVSLVNGSVPYVELVYISIFGMFFSTIWAYFMPNVTNSIYFHNEKSEPTDEPPPPVTNYTPSTGEPKTTEDIESQQSKTKITKDIDKNDGKSLSQVLLYLHKDFKRSYSDPYVRKLCLWWAFAFGAYVQVYTYINVLYTYVLDLNEDTHFTLYNGAAESLNTLIGAIAAYSIGQLELNWFKVGDLFLGIGSLLAGIVLLGCFYTRTLWFIYAFYIIYGCLYQTMLTVAESEVAKRLSRDSYGLVFGFNSFIALFLHTLMTYGIVQGHIISVSTIQQFLIYAVYYMSVGAVFLIFSINNYFTSAATDNIIECKQ from the exons ATGAAGAAATGGAAAAAGATCTCACTATTCGTGTGCGTGTTTGCGTTCGTCAGAGAATTTAGACCCATCGAACCGTTTTACGCGGCTTACATGACAAGTCCAGCTATAAACATCACATTAACTCag ACGTCAAGAGATGTTTATGCAGTCGGAGCGTACTCGTGCTTTGTACTCATCATCATTGTGTTCCTGATCACCGATTATCTGAAATATAAGCCCGTGTTAATAATGGACGGGATATGTGGTATAATGGCCTATTGCAGTATTGTTGGGCATCCGAGTTTATTGAGAATGCAG attgGCCAAGTGTTCTACGGTTTCTTCTTCTCATCCGAAGTTGcttattttggttatttatacGCCATGACCGATGATAAACGTTACTATCAAAGAATCACGGGGCAAGCTAGAGCGGCTTGTCTATCGGGAAAGTTCTTTTCTTCTTTATTCGCCCAACTAGTCAGTCTCGTCAATGGTTCAGTTCCTTACGTCGAATTGGTTTACATTAGTATATTTG GAATGTTTTTCTCCACTATTTGGGCCTATTTTATGCCTAACGTTACTAATAGTATCTATTTTCACAACGAAAAATCTGAACCAACCGATGAGCCCCCGCCACCGGTTACAAATTACACGCCTTCCACTGGTGAACCAAAAACCACTGAGGATATCGAATCTCAACAATCGAAAACAAAG ataaCCAAGGACATTGATAAAAATGACGGTAAAAGTCTGAGTCAAGTTTTACTATACTTACATAAGGATTTCAAACGGTCGTATTCAGATCCATATGTTAGAAAACTTTGTTTGTGGTGGGCTTTCGCTTTCGGAGCATATGTACAG GTTTACACGTACATTAATGTTTTGTACACTTATGTGTTAGATTTAAACGAGGATACACATTTTACTTTGTACAATGGTGCGGCAGAATCACttaatactttaatag gggCTATTGCTGCGTATTCAATTGGCCAACTTGAATTAAATTGGTTTAAAGTCGGAGACTTGTTTTTAGGAATTGGTTCATTACTCGCTGGAATAGTACTTCTTGGTTGTTTTTACACGAGGACATTGTGGTTCATTTACGCTTTCTACATAATCTACGGATGTCTTTACCAAACGATGTTGACGGTCGCCga ATCTGAAGTTGCAAAACGATTAAGCAGAGATAGTTATGGTCTCGTATTTGGATTTAACTCATTTATAGCACTATTCCTACACACGCTTATGACTTATGGCATCGTTCAAGGGCACATTATCTCGGTTTCAACTATACAACAA tttttgatTTATGCTGTTTATTACATGAGCGTTGGAGCGGTTTTCCTAATTTTCTCGATCAACAATTATTTCACATCAGCTGCaaccgataatattatagaatgtaagcaataa